One Erysipelothrix amsterdamensis DNA window includes the following coding sequences:
- the deoD gene encoding purine-nucleoside phosphorylase — protein MATPHINAEKGQIAKVVLMPGDPLRAKFIAETFLKDVKQFNDVRNMFGYTGTYEGVEVSVMGSGMGQPSIGIYSYELYSQFDVEAIIRIGSAGSYVEGLDVYDVILSDSAYSESSFAKVGFGYEEDVLEPSKMLNDQLRASAQKLEIPMQEGRIHSSDVFYRDSGVTWQELAKNHGVTCVEMESFALFANAKKLNKHAACLLTISDSFVTQEVTSAEERQLSFTNMMKIALDTAISLKF, from the coding sequence ATGGCTACACCACATATTAATGCTGAAAAAGGGCAAATCGCTAAGGTTGTATTAATGCCTGGAGATCCACTTCGTGCAAAGTTTATTGCGGAAACATTTTTGAAAGATGTGAAACAATTTAACGATGTTCGTAATATGTTTGGATATACAGGAACGTATGAAGGCGTTGAAGTATCGGTAATGGGTTCAGGAATGGGACAACCAAGTATCGGAATTTATTCTTATGAACTTTATTCACAATTTGATGTTGAAGCAATTATTCGTATTGGTTCAGCAGGATCGTATGTTGAAGGACTTGATGTTTATGATGTGATTCTTTCAGACAGTGCATATAGTGAATCTTCATTTGCGAAAGTTGGATTTGGATATGAAGAAGATGTCCTTGAACCAAGTAAGATGTTAAATGATCAATTACGTGCTTCTGCTCAAAAATTAGAAATTCCAATGCAAGAAGGACGCATTCATTCAAGTGATGTCTTTTATCGCGACTCCGGTGTTACATGGCAAGAACTTGCAAAGAATCATGGTGTTACATGTGTTGAGATGGAATCATTTGCACTCTTCGCAAATGCTAAGAAATTAAACAAACATGCAGCATGTCTTCTAACAATTTCAGATTCATTTGTAACACAAGAAGTGACTTCAGCTGAGGAACGTCAACTCTCATTCACAAATATGATGAAGATTGCGTTGGATACAGCAATTTCTTTAAAATTCTAA
- a CDS encoding TetR/AcrR family transcriptional regulator, with amino-acid sequence MSHKKIKKQRTMLYFMQAAKEIVNTEGMQAITIRKVADIAGYNSATLYNYFENLDQLIAFAMIHTITDYLSDLETIINLELNALDKYLLMWRCYSDWSFKDPEIYTYVFDSDKSDEILSHMDAYNATFPLHKTKPAKHISDLVLGQGMKRRNQLSIDPCVEAGYFQADDVSTIVNFAYIMHQGIIRRILKGSYTSDKNHVEEFLDYFVSFLRGYDQTQSLTADTVTTILAFDIPKKTHQPELT; translated from the coding sequence ATGAGCCATAAAAAAATAAAAAAACAACGAACCATGCTCTATTTTATGCAGGCAGCCAAAGAAATTGTAAATACCGAAGGCATGCAAGCAATTACCATCCGAAAAGTCGCAGACATTGCCGGATACAACAGTGCTACCCTCTATAATTACTTTGAAAATCTTGACCAACTTATTGCCTTCGCAATGATCCATACCATCACCGATTACCTGAGTGACCTTGAAACCATAATCAACTTAGAACTGAATGCACTTGATAAGTATTTATTAATGTGGCGATGTTATTCCGACTGGTCTTTTAAAGATCCTGAAATCTACACGTACGTATTCGATTCTGATAAATCTGATGAAATTTTAAGTCATATGGATGCTTACAACGCAACGTTCCCGCTGCATAAAACCAAACCCGCAAAACACATCAGTGATCTTGTCTTAGGGCAAGGAATGAAACGGCGTAACCAACTTTCAATAGACCCTTGTGTCGAAGCGGGATATTTTCAAGCCGATGATGTTTCTACAATCGTGAATTTTGCCTATATTATGCATCAAGGGATTATCCGTCGTATTCTTAAAGGGTCCTATACCAGTGATAAGAATCACGTTGAAGAATTCCTCGATTATTTTGTTTCCTTTCTTCGAGGGTACGATCAAACACAAAGTCTAACTGCTGACACGGTCACTACAATTCTAGCCTTTGATATTCCTAAAAAAACACATCAACCGGAACTGACCTAG
- a CDS encoding IS3-like element ISErh1 family transposase (programmed frameshift), whose translation MGTRTMHSYETKMKVIEMKLAGYSSRFIQTELGIKNVTQVKTWWRWYRNGEHYRFSQPVGKQYTFGKGPEGDTVEETQRLRIKSLEQQIELFKKVFGKRKDVVPEIIIKLVEEYRNTVSIKDILNLFGVPKSTYYRWTKKEQLESNNYSVNEALVIELCKENKFRYGYRKITALIRKERIINKNTVQKIMQKHQCQCRVKVKRYRKNKNPKIIMPNIINRDFKSLRPLEKLVTDITYIPYGHKMLYLSTIMDLYNGEIIASTLSDRQNLECVVDTLNQLPDIVQPCILHSDQGSVYTSKEYQLKVKNKSITMSMSRKGTPADNAPIESFHASLKCETFELNPDLKGSTEIVSQTVINYLKYYNENRIQEKLGYQSPVNYRLTSS comes from the exons ATGGGAACACGAACTATGCATAGCTATGAGACAAAGATGAAAGTTATAGAAATGAAATTGGCAGGCTACTCAAGCAGGTTTATTCAGACTGAACTTGGAATAAAAAATGTAACACAAGTCAAAACATGGTGGAGATGGTATCGAAATGGTGAACACTACCGATTTTCTCAACCTGTAGGCAAGCAATATACTTTTGGAAAAGGGCCTGAAGGAGACACGGTCGAAGAAACACAAAGACTTAGAATTAAATCTTTGGAGCAACAAATTGAACTAT TTAAAAAAGTATTTGGAAAGAGAAAGGATGTGGTTCCTGAAATAATCATCAAGCTCGTTGAAGAGTATCGCAACACTGTATCTATTAAAGATATCTTGAATCTTTTTGGGGTACCTAAGTCAACGTATTACCGTTGGACTAAAAAAGAGCAACTTGAGTCTAATAATTATTCTGTCAATGAAGCATTAGTAATTGAACTTTGTAAAGAAAATAAATTTCGTTATGGATATCGAAAAATAACTGCATTAATTCGAAAAGAAAGAATTATCAATAAGAACACTGTTCAAAAGATAATGCAGAAACACCAATGTCAATGCCGTGTTAAGGTCAAACGGTATAGAAAAAACAAAAATCCGAAGATCATTATGCCCAATATCATTAATCGCGACTTTAAATCACTACGTCCTCTAGAGAAATTGGTGACAGATATCACTTACATCCCTTATGGCCATAAGATGCTCTATTTATCTACGATCATGGATTTATATAATGGTGAGATTATTGCGTCTACATTGAGTGACAGACAAAACCTAGAATGTGTGGTTGATACATTAAATCAACTTCCGGATATCGTTCAGCCATGTATTCTTCATTCTGATCAAGGGAGTGTCTATACATCAAAAGAGTATCAACTCAAAGTAAAAAATAAAAGCATTACCATGAGTATGTCCCGTAAGGGTACACCCGCTGATAATGCTCCTATCGAATCGTTTCATGCCTCGCTAAAGTGTGAAACATTCGAATTAAACCCAGACCTAAAGGGTTCTACTGAAATTGTATCACAAACTGTGATAAACTATTTAAAATATTACAATGAAAATCGAATACAAGAAAAGCTAGGATATCAATCTCCCGTAAATTATCGGTTAACTTCATCCTAA
- the dcuC gene encoding C4-dicarboxylate transporter DcuC, with product MSPFVMYGAGLIAVAIVVVMLLKKLDIKITLFGVGILLMMVAIMMGNAVIEEPVHILVDPLLAIIDQFKKTLPSSGFVILVLGGYTAYMNAIGANEVTVNTLTKPLKGIKSAYVLVPIVFLLGNLLSLVIPSASNLSIILLATLYPVLKESGMSTLTAAAIIATTATVMPTPLGADNVAIAAELGMPVADYVFQHHAIVSVPTLLVMALAHTFWQKYCDKKLIASGEEKVVLNVEAPKQIEGSGLYKFVYTLLPLLPILILLVVFAINAITGSSLNLSVEVVSMMSFIIAIACELIRHRDGNKVLTATESFFKGMGNAMGIVVLLVAASTFVNGLKAIGLITQLQTVMQTTQASGFVLPLILVLFTALIVLLSGSGMALFYAMVPLMVPLAAAAGISPFAVTVPMGLAGNLLRAVSPVSAVVMIVAGTTKEEPFDIVKRTSVPMIVGTVFMFVLSMIIF from the coding sequence ATGAGTCCATTTGTTATGTATGGAGCAGGATTGATTGCGGTCGCAATCGTAGTTGTCATGCTTCTTAAAAAACTAGATATTAAGATTACGTTATTTGGTGTTGGTATTTTACTGATGATGGTGGCGATTATGATGGGGAATGCGGTTATTGAAGAACCGGTTCATATCTTAGTTGATCCATTGCTCGCGATTATCGATCAATTTAAGAAAACACTCCCAAGTTCGGGGTTTGTGATTCTTGTATTGGGTGGTTATACGGCTTATATGAATGCGATTGGGGCAAATGAGGTAACGGTTAATACACTTACAAAACCTCTAAAAGGCATTAAATCAGCATACGTTTTGGTTCCAATTGTATTCTTACTTGGGAACTTGTTATCCCTTGTGATTCCAAGTGCATCCAATTTATCCATTATTTTGCTTGCAACCTTGTATCCAGTTTTAAAAGAATCGGGTATGTCGACATTAACCGCAGCCGCAATTATTGCGACAACGGCAACAGTTATGCCAACACCATTAGGTGCAGATAACGTTGCGATTGCAGCGGAACTTGGAATGCCTGTTGCAGACTATGTCTTCCAACATCATGCAATTGTTTCGGTACCAACACTTCTTGTGATGGCACTTGCACATACATTCTGGCAAAAATACTGTGATAAAAAACTTATTGCAAGTGGTGAAGAAAAGGTTGTTCTGAATGTAGAAGCACCCAAACAAATTGAAGGTAGTGGTCTTTACAAATTTGTCTACACATTACTACCCTTGTTACCAATCTTAATCTTACTTGTTGTCTTTGCAATTAATGCGATCACAGGATCAAGCTTGAACTTATCCGTTGAAGTGGTATCGATGATGTCCTTTATCATTGCGATTGCTTGCGAACTCATACGTCATCGTGATGGTAATAAAGTCTTAACTGCTACAGAATCTTTCTTTAAAGGGATGGGAAATGCAATGGGTATTGTTGTTTTACTTGTTGCTGCTTCAACCTTTGTGAATGGTCTTAAAGCAATTGGTTTAATTACCCAACTTCAAACGGTAATGCAAACAACCCAAGCATCTGGCTTTGTCTTACCATTGATTCTCGTTCTCTTTACAGCACTGATTGTGCTCTTGAGTGGTAGTGGAATGGCACTCTTCTATGCAATGGTACCACTTATGGTTCCTCTTGCTGCAGCAGCGGGCATTAGTCCATTTGCGGTTACTGTGCCAATGGGACTTGCAGGAAACTTACTACGTGCTGTCTCACCGGTATCTGCCGTTGTGATGATTGTTGCAGGAACAACAAAAGAAGAACCGTTTGATATTGTTAAACGTACATCGGTTCCAATGATTGTTGGTACGGTCTTTATGTTTGTACTTTCGATGATTATATTCTAA
- the rihC gene encoding ribonucleoside hydrolase RihC, with protein sequence MSRRKIIIDTDPGIDDAVALAIALFSEELDVQLITTVAGNVSIEKVTKNTLKLLPFYGKKIPVAMGAARPLLREPIDASGVHGKTGMDGYDFPEEDRSLLLDKNAVEAMHEVIMNSAEKITLVPIGPLTNIALLIREYPEVIERIDEVVLMGGSVGRGNAGVYSEFNIKVDPEAAKIVFESGLNIVMAGLDVGLKALVYPEDSALIKDMNPVGNMFYHLFKTYRGGSFKVGLKMYDSCAIAYLLKPEMFEVVETFVGIETQGEYTSGATVVDLKGYCGQPANAKVTTDIDADMFKTWFLESIQKCQTKN encoded by the coding sequence ATGAGTAGACGAAAAATTATTATTGATACAGATCCGGGCATTGATGATGCTGTTGCATTGGCAATCGCTTTATTTTCAGAAGAACTGGATGTTCAGTTGATTACAACGGTTGCAGGAAATGTAAGTATAGAGAAGGTTACGAAAAACACCTTAAAGCTGTTGCCTTTTTACGGTAAAAAAATTCCAGTCGCCATGGGTGCAGCTCGTCCGTTACTAAGAGAACCGATTGATGCCAGTGGTGTTCACGGTAAAACGGGGATGGATGGCTATGATTTCCCTGAGGAAGATCGAAGTTTGCTTCTCGATAAAAATGCGGTGGAGGCAATGCATGAGGTCATTATGAACAGTGCGGAAAAAATTACACTTGTTCCAATTGGTCCACTAACCAATATTGCTTTATTAATTCGAGAATATCCGGAAGTCATTGAACGCATTGATGAAGTGGTATTAATGGGTGGTAGTGTCGGACGTGGTAATGCGGGTGTCTATTCTGAATTTAATATTAAAGTAGACCCAGAGGCTGCGAAGATTGTCTTTGAAAGTGGTTTAAATATTGTGATGGCAGGTCTTGATGTAGGTCTTAAAGCCCTTGTTTATCCGGAAGATTCTGCATTGATTAAAGACATGAATCCTGTTGGAAATATGTTTTATCACTTATTTAAAACCTATCGAGGCGGAAGTTTTAAGGTTGGTTTAAAGATGTATGACAGTTGTGCGATTGCATACTTACTTAAACCAGAAATGTTTGAAGTTGTGGAGACATTTGTAGGTATTGAGACCCAAGGGGAATATACATCAGGCGCTACCGTGGTAGATCTGAAAGGATATTGTGGTCAGCCCGCAAATGCGAAAGTTACGACTGATATTGATGCGGATATGTTTAAAACATGGTTCCTCGAATCAATTCAAAAGTGTCAAACGAAAAACTAA
- a CDS encoding ribokinase: protein MSSKIYVLGSINADLMISANRVPSQGETIAGYDYFEAIGGKGGNQAAACANLGAPTFLIGSVGRDYHGQLALNALNNFGVNTNHVLLSDDEHTGVAMILKTDHDNRIIINQGANANISVPRIHEALQGSDQDFFLTQFEVPLYAVYEGLKQAKSLGMTTVVNPAPAIVMNEDFYPLIDYLVVNQSESEILTEIFPHDLEDCQRAAKTLCERGVKTVVFTLGGSGSICISNDHAEIIPSYTVDVVDTTGAGDAYIGTFLYGLSKQWNLQKALTYASAAGALACTKQGAQEALPTLEALMDFMNQGGNHE from the coding sequence ATGAGCAGTAAGATTTATGTACTTGGAAGTATTAATGCGGATTTGATGATTTCCGCGAATCGTGTGCCTTCGCAAGGTGAAACGATTGCAGGCTATGATTATTTTGAAGCAATTGGGGGTAAGGGTGGTAATCAAGCAGCGGCATGTGCCAATCTGGGCGCCCCTACATTTCTCATTGGAAGTGTTGGACGGGATTATCATGGTCAACTTGCCTTAAATGCTTTAAATAATTTTGGGGTTAATACAAATCATGTTCTTCTCAGTGATGATGAACACACAGGCGTTGCGATGATCTTAAAAACAGATCACGATAATCGTATTATTATAAACCAAGGTGCTAATGCGAATATTAGTGTTCCACGCATTCACGAAGCCCTACAGGGATCAGACCAGGATTTCTTTTTAACCCAATTTGAAGTCCCACTCTATGCTGTATATGAAGGTCTCAAACAAGCAAAGAGCTTGGGAATGACAACGGTGGTGAATCCTGCACCTGCGATTGTGATGAATGAAGATTTCTATCCTCTTATTGATTATCTTGTGGTAAATCAATCAGAGAGTGAAATATTGACTGAGATATTCCCCCATGATCTTGAAGATTGTCAGCGTGCGGCCAAAACCTTATGTGAACGGGGCGTTAAGACGGTTGTCTTTACCCTAGGTGGTTCTGGAAGCATTTGTATTTCAAACGATCACGCTGAAATCATTCCATCCTATACCGTGGATGTGGTGGATACAACAGGAGCAGGCGATGCTTATATCGGAACGTTCTTATACGGTCTTAGTAAGCAATGGAATCTTCAAAAAGCATTAACCTATGCAAGTGCTGCAGGTGCCCTTGCATGTACAAAACAAGGTGCTCAAGAAGCGCTTCCCACACTTGAAGCGTTAATGGATTTTATGAACCAAGGAGGAAATCATGAGTAG
- a CDS encoding GNAT family N-acetyltransferase: protein MKKRVFEIKENVLTPELYQAMHSVCNFKAYALEDIRIALDHDLYDVVVFDGDQAVAIARLVGDGRIVFFLKDVIVHPQYQHQGCGDLLMQSIFKYLARVACQGAYVGLMATPGVEAFYAQYGFITRPTEELGSGMVLFYEQ, encoded by the coding sequence ATGAAGAAACGAGTATTTGAAATTAAAGAGAACGTGCTTACTCCGGAGCTTTATCAAGCGATGCATTCAGTCTGTAACTTTAAAGCATATGCTTTAGAAGATATTCGAATTGCGCTTGATCATGATTTATACGATGTTGTGGTGTTTGATGGTGACCAAGCGGTTGCCATTGCCCGACTGGTCGGTGATGGAAGGATTGTGTTCTTTCTCAAGGATGTCATCGTACATCCGCAATATCAACATCAAGGCTGTGGCGATTTACTGATGCAATCAATCTTTAAGTATCTCGCACGGGTTGCCTGTCAAGGTGCTTATGTAGGTCTCATGGCGACGCCAGGTGTTGAAGCGTTTTATGCTCAGTATGGTTTTATCACAAGACCGACTGAAGAATTAGGAAGTGGGATGGTGTTATTTTATGAGCAGTAA
- a CDS encoding LacI family DNA-binding transcriptional regulator, with amino-acid sequence MKKVRLKDIAKLAHVSEASVSLVLNDAPSRISEAKKTEIKRIAKELNYRPNYVARSLSTNKTQTIGLIIPDIENPYFSSFSKHVEDLLRKEGYLVFMVNSDDHVENDRTLIKELKDRQVDGLILCPALDAYRVNADVQQELDSIGVPFVLVDRIFENIQTNQVSYDNEYGGYLATQYLIEQGCKHIACFTGSLLTYGGRQRYEGHLRALKESGYSIAKENRYEGDYRYETGYVFGKDVVARKDIDGVFACNDLMAYGLLKAMDEAGLTQKTLKVVGYDNLKQSEMFGIPLTSVSQDLSVLAMHACKQLLKQIENQNYQEDTVLKPELVK; translated from the coding sequence ATGAAAAAAGTTAGACTTAAAGATATTGCGAAGTTAGCGCATGTTTCAGAAGCATCCGTTTCTTTAGTATTAAATGACGCGCCCTCACGGATTTCAGAAGCTAAGAAAACGGAGATTAAGCGAATCGCGAAAGAGTTAAACTACCGACCAAATTATGTTGCTCGTAGTCTCTCTACCAATAAAACGCAAACGATCGGCTTAATCATTCCAGATATTGAGAACCCTTATTTTTCATCGTTTTCGAAACATGTCGAAGACTTACTCCGTAAAGAAGGATATCTCGTTTTTATGGTCAACAGTGATGATCATGTGGAAAATGATCGCACGCTTATTAAAGAACTTAAAGATCGACAAGTTGATGGGTTAATTCTCTGTCCTGCTTTGGATGCATACCGTGTGAATGCGGATGTACAACAGGAATTGGATTCGATTGGTGTTCCGTTTGTGTTGGTAGACCGCATTTTTGAAAACATTCAAACAAATCAAGTTTCTTACGATAATGAATATGGTGGGTATCTGGCGACACAATACCTTATTGAACAGGGTTGTAAACACATTGCATGTTTTACCGGATCGTTGCTTACTTATGGGGGACGACAACGTTATGAAGGACATCTACGTGCTTTAAAAGAATCGGGGTATTCTATAGCGAAAGAAAATCGTTATGAAGGAGATTATCGTTATGAGACGGGGTATGTTTTTGGGAAGGATGTTGTAGCACGTAAAGACATTGATGGGGTCTTTGCATGTAATGATCTCATGGCTTACGGATTGCTTAAGGCGATGGATGAAGCAGGGCTGACTCAGAAAACCCTTAAAGTTGTGGGGTATGATAATTTAAAACAATCAGAGATGTTTGGGATTCCGTTAACTTCTGTTTCTCAAGATCTTTCTGTTTTAGCGATGCACGCATGCAAACAGCTTCTTAAACAAATTGAAAATCAAAATTATCAAGAAGATACCGTATTAAAACCGGAACTTGTTAAATAA
- a CDS encoding carboxymuconolactone decarboxylase family protein: protein MAQYDVREMYKAFTGGLTELSRTQREGVGAFMNLLGKSYAPGALDPKTKELISVGIAVYNRCEYCIVYHTHEALKHGATRPEIEEAALVSVAFGGGPSMAYTVTLLKESLDEFEKDFK from the coding sequence ATGGCACAATATGATGTTAGAGAAATGTATAAAGCTTTTACAGGTGGTTTAACTGAATTATCACGTACACAACGCGAGGGTGTTGGTGCGTTTATGAATCTTTTAGGAAAAAGTTATGCTCCAGGAGCATTGGATCCTAAAACGAAAGAATTAATCAGTGTTGGGATTGCGGTATATAACCGTTGCGAATACTGCATTGTTTACCATACACATGAAGCATTAAAACATGGTGCAACACGTCCGGAAATTGAAGAAGCTGCACTTGTTTCTGTTGCATTTGGTGGTGGTCCAAGCATGGCTTATACGGTAACACTACTTAAAGAAAGCCTTGATGAATTCGAAAAAGATTTTAAATAA
- a CDS encoding helix-turn-helix domain-containing protein has product MGRKNKYPAEIKEQAINEYLNGIKGAPEIAEELSIDSSTLRSWVKKYQTYGIEVFSDKDRNKSYSKELKESAIRDYLEGAGSLKDISIKYGISSHEVLRGWIKKYNRLETIKDYDPKGEVYMTKGRKTTIEERQEIVAYCIEHDYDYKGTAERYELSYAQVYQWVKKYNELGDDGLLDKRGKRKQEDQLSNEERLERKVKLLERQLELKERENILLKKVKEIERGRYSPKQNKK; this is encoded by the coding sequence ATGGGGAGAAAGAATAAATATCCAGCCGAAATAAAAGAACAAGCAATTAATGAATATTTGAATGGCATAAAAGGTGCACCAGAAATAGCTGAAGAATTATCTATTGATTCTAGTACATTACGTAGTTGGGTGAAAAAGTATCAAACTTATGGTATTGAAGTTTTTTCAGATAAAGATCGAAACAAAAGTTATTCGAAAGAGCTCAAGGAATCCGCAATTAGGGATTATCTTGAAGGCGCAGGTTCTCTTAAAGATATTAGTATTAAATATGGTATAAGTTCCCATGAGGTTTTGCGCGGATGGATAAAAAAGTATAATAGACTTGAAACTATAAAGGATTACGATCCTAAAGGAGAAGTCTATATGACAAAAGGTAGAAAAACAACAATTGAGGAGCGTCAGGAAATTGTCGCATATTGTATTGAACATGACTACGATTATAAGGGGACTGCTGAGCGCTATGAACTTTCTTATGCTCAGGTTTATCAGTGGGTGAAAAAGTATAACGAATTGGGAGATGATGGTCTTCTTGATAAACGTGGCAAGCGAAAACAAGAAGATCAACTTAGTAATGAAGAACGTTTAGAACGTAAAGTAAAACTACTTGAAAGACAACTCGAACTGAAAGAACGCGAGAACATTCTATTAAAAAAAGTGAAGGAAATCGAAAGGGGGCGATATTCTCCAAAGCAAAACAAGAAGTAA
- a CDS encoding IS3 family transposase, which produces MFSKAKQEVKYLAVQELHHKHGWSIQWMCKVLKIARSSYYKWTHRVETSNEIENHELCNLILDYDELFGHILGYRRMTDWINELNSVQYNSKRIHRLMKMLGVKSVIRQKSKKYSRSTPEITAENILNRNFFAAKPNEKWLTDVTEFKIKGSSKKLYLSAIIDLYDLSVVAYQISDRNNNQLVFDTYHKAIARYPEAKPLFHSDRGFQYTSRAFRKQLEDQGVMQSMSRVGHCIDNGPMEGFWGTIKSEMYYPNEFSTRSELKKAIEVYIDFYNNKRLQKRFKNKTPMMVRTEALGTETPVVYAIPTNKKIEAYWSNIREKQMQSLVA; this is translated from the coding sequence ATATTCTCCAAAGCAAAACAAGAAGTAAAGTATCTCGCAGTGCAGGAACTACATCATAAACATGGCTGGAGTATTCAGTGGATGTGTAAGGTACTTAAAATCGCAAGAAGTAGTTATTATAAATGGACGCATCGTGTTGAAACAAGCAATGAAATTGAAAATCATGAGCTTTGCAATCTCATTCTTGATTATGATGAACTATTTGGACATATCTTAGGCTATCGACGCATGACGGATTGGATCAATGAGTTGAATAGCGTTCAATATAACTCGAAGAGGATTCATAGACTCATGAAGATGCTAGGGGTGAAATCAGTGATTCGTCAAAAGTCTAAAAAATATTCACGAAGCACTCCTGAAATCACAGCTGAAAATATTTTAAATCGAAATTTCTTTGCCGCAAAACCGAATGAAAAATGGCTGACAGACGTCACAGAATTTAAGATTAAAGGTTCAAGTAAGAAACTATATCTCAGTGCGATTATTGATCTTTATGATTTAAGTGTTGTGGCGTATCAAATAAGTGATCGGAACAATAATCAACTTGTGTTTGATACTTATCATAAAGCTATCGCGAGATATCCAGAGGCAAAACCTTTATTTCACAGTGACCGCGGATTCCAATACACAAGTAGGGCATTTAGGAAACAGCTAGAAGATCAAGGAGTGATGCAAAGTATGTCTAGAGTGGGACATTGTATTGATAATGGTCCTATGGAAGGATTTTGGGGAACAATCAAATCAGAAATGTACTACCCTAATGAATTCAGTACAAGAAGCGAATTGAAGAAAGCAATTGAAGTGTATATTGATTTTTATAACAACAAGAGACTTCAGAAACGCTTCAAAAACAAAACACCAATGATGGTTCGAACTGAAGCGCTAGGAACAGAGACACCTGTAGTCTACGCGATTCCAACTAACAAGAAGATTGAAGCTTACTGGTCAAACATTAGAGAAAAACAAATGCAGTCACTTGTAGCATAA